A DNA window from candidate division KSB1 bacterium contains the following coding sequences:
- a CDS encoding NAD(P)H-dependent oxidoreductase subunit E, which translates to MKIKFSETAEAECDKILAKYPEKRAAMLPVLYLAEKEFGHISLEVEEYVGKLLDVPPVKVHEVMTFYTLIAAKPRGKYHFQICRGLSCDLKGCVKIIDYLSEKLKLSSDQTSDDLMYTFTPVECLAACETAPMMQLNEDYYGNLTKEKIDDILKENS; encoded by the coding sequence ATGAAGATAAAGTTTTCTGAAACAGCCGAAGCTGAATGCGACAAGATACTGGCCAAGTATCCTGAGAAAAGGGCGGCCATGCTTCCCGTTCTCTATTTGGCGGAAAAAGAATTTGGCCACATCTCTCTGGAAGTCGAGGAATACGTGGGCAAATTGTTAGATGTGCCACCGGTAAAAGTGCACGAGGTGATGACTTTTTACACCCTCATCGCTGCCAAACCGCGCGGAAAGTACCATTTTCAAATTTGCCGGGGACTTTCCTGCGATTTAAAGGGATGTGTGAAAATCATTGATTATTTATCGGAAAAGTTAAAGCTTAGCTCTGATCAGACTAGTGATGATTTAATGTATACCTTCACTCCGGTCGAATGTTTGGCTGCATGTGAAACCGCGCCCATGATGCAGTTAAACGAAGATTATTACGGCAACCTGACGAAAGAGAAAATCGACGATATACTAAAAGAAAATTCATAA
- a CDS encoding NADH-quinone oxidoreductase subunit D produces the protein MPRNIFITLQQKFPDSIFDAYSYRDDAIVVVDKADIYDICKFLRDDSKLKFDLLMDLAGVDYLGRDPRFEVVYTLYSLKNNNRLRIKAPVDERSPQIQTVSSLWEIADWYEREVWDMYGIRFKGHPDLRRLLMYDEFKGHPLRKDYPITKRQPLVGAEYTENGTITPTAELVNKAMEEYISEEDGLKVKHMFLNMGPSHPAMHGVIKIILELDGERVVGSDVGIGFLHRSFEKHSESICYNGVFPYTDRLNYVSPLINNVGYALTVEKLLDVEVTERCKYIRVIMSEISRIADHLTCIGAMAMELGAMTAFFYFMQAREAMYQLIEEVTGARITISYVRVGGVKADLPENFEKRVRDQLKKVRDEIKQVHKLLTRNRIFVDRVQGVGAVSKDDAISFSFTGPLLRACGVNYDVRKQFPYSNYDKIDFEVPIGKNGDIYDRYLIRMEEMEQSCLIIEQAFEKMPKGAIMVDFEGKEIPAEKMADLGKFGQTKNLLHQIAVTDPTLLGSNQPYHDTVYAPDKRVTLPSKEKTYGSIEGLMNHFMLIMDGYGIRPPRGETYFAVEGANGELGFYIVSDGTDKAYRLRCRPPCFAFVAGFSKMIEGAQVADIVPAFGSINMIAGELDR, from the coding sequence ATGCCCAGGAATATTTTCATAACCCTTCAACAGAAATTCCCCGATTCCATCTTTGACGCCTACAGCTATCGCGATGACGCAATTGTCGTGGTCGATAAAGCTGACATTTATGATATTTGCAAGTTTCTCCGTGATGATTCTAAGCTGAAATTTGATCTCCTCATGGATTTAGCAGGTGTTGATTACTTGGGTCGCGATCCTCGGTTTGAAGTTGTGTATACTTTATATTCATTGAAAAATAATAACCGGCTGCGCATCAAAGCGCCTGTCGATGAAAGAAGCCCGCAAATTCAAACCGTTTCAAGTCTATGGGAAATAGCAGACTGGTACGAACGGGAAGTCTGGGATATGTACGGAATACGGTTCAAAGGGCACCCTGACTTGCGGCGCTTGTTAATGTATGATGAATTCAAAGGACACCCACTGCGAAAAGATTACCCGATTACCAAACGGCAGCCACTAGTAGGCGCTGAGTACACTGAAAACGGCACGATTACTCCCACGGCTGAGCTGGTTAATAAGGCCATGGAAGAATATATCTCCGAAGAGGATGGCTTAAAAGTTAAACATATGTTTCTGAACATGGGGCCATCTCATCCGGCTATGCACGGTGTTATCAAAATCATTCTCGAGCTTGATGGCGAACGCGTGGTTGGTTCCGACGTGGGAATCGGCTTCTTGCACCGCTCCTTCGAAAAGCATTCTGAGAGTATTTGCTATAATGGTGTTTTTCCTTACACAGACCGGTTGAACTACGTTTCTCCATTGATTAATAATGTCGGTTATGCCCTCACAGTTGAAAAATTACTTGATGTTGAAGTAACTGAGCGCTGCAAATACATTCGAGTGATCATGAGTGAAATTTCCCGTATAGCCGACCATTTAACCTGCATCGGCGCTATGGCCATGGAACTCGGCGCTATGACGGCGTTTTTCTACTTTATGCAGGCACGTGAGGCGATGTACCAACTGATCGAAGAGGTCACAGGTGCGAGAATTACAATTTCCTATGTCCGGGTTGGCGGCGTGAAAGCCGATTTGCCTGAAAACTTTGAAAAACGCGTGCGTGACCAATTAAAGAAAGTTAGAGACGAGATTAAGCAAGTTCACAAACTCTTAACTCGAAACAGAATTTTTGTCGACCGGGTGCAGGGAGTAGGCGCCGTCTCCAAAGACGACGCTATTTCGTTCAGTTTCACCGGACCTTTGCTGCGAGCGTGTGGTGTTAATTACGATGTGCGCAAGCAATTTCCTTACAGTAATTATGACAAAATTGATTTTGAAGTCCCTATCGGCAAAAACGGCGATATCTATGACCGCTATCTGATTAGAATGGAGGAGATGGAACAAAGCTGCCTCATTATCGAGCAGGCGTTTGAAAAAATGCCCAAAGGCGCGATTATGGTCGATTTTGAGGGTAAGGAAATTCCTGCAGAAAAAATGGCAGACTTAGGCAAGTTCGGACAGACGAAAAATTTGCTGCATCAAATTGCTGTTACCGACCCAACCCTCCTGGGAAGCAACCAGCCTTATCATGATACAGTCTATGCTCCCGATAAACGGGTTACTTTGCCCAGCAAAGAGAAAACTTATGGCAGTATTGAGGGCCTCATGAATCACTTTATGTTGATTATGGATGGCTACGGTATTCGCCCACCGCGAGGAGAGACTTATTTTGCTGTCGAAGGAGCAAATGGCGAATTGGGATTTTATATTGTCAGCGATGGTACGGACAAGGCGTACCGGCTTCGCTGTCGGCCGCCCTGTTTTGCCTTTGTCGCCGGCTTTAGTAAAATGATTGAAGGCGCACAGGTAGCAGACATTGTTCCGGCGTTTGGTTCGATCAACATGATCGCTGGAGAATTGGATCGATGA
- the nuoB gene encoding NADH-quinone oxidoreductase subunit NuoB: MGLRSIFGGDNLVTTKLDQAIGWARKYSLFPYPFVTACCGMEYMAVSSAHYDIDRFGALFPRFSPRQADMLMCVGTVSQKIAPMLRRVYDQMCEPKYVVAFGVCTCTGGFYDDYSTVIGIDTIMPVDVYIPGCPPRPETVIQGLMLLQEKIQNQKQEY, from the coding sequence ATGGGACTGAGAAGTATATTTGGCGGAGATAATTTAGTAACGACCAAGCTCGATCAAGCGATCGGTTGGGCGCGAAAGTATTCTCTTTTTCCGTACCCATTTGTGACAGCCTGTTGCGGCATGGAGTACATGGCAGTTTCCTCCGCTCATTATGACATCGATCGGTTTGGCGCTCTTTTCCCGAGATTCTCGCCGCGACAAGCGGACATGCTGATGTGCGTGGGCACCGTCAGCCAGAAGATTGCTCCCATGCTGCGGCGGGTTTACGACCAGATGTGCGAACCGAAATATGTCGTTGCTTTCGGCGTTTGTACCTGCACCGGCGGCTTTTATGACGACTACTCAACTGTTATCGGCATTGACACGATTATGCCGGTGGACGTTTACATTCCCGGGTGTCCTCCGCGACCGGAAACGGTAATTCAGGGGTTGATGCTTTTACAGGAAAAAATCCAAAATCAAAAGCAAGAATATTAA
- the ndhC gene encoding NADH-quinone oxidoreductase subunit A, whose amino-acid sequence MNELIAVLIMFGGAGLVVVLMMGLNQWLGPKKRNPVKDEIFECGNIPVAGVANKFSVKFYTVAILFILFDIELVFLFPWAVVFQSIGIVGFVSMTLFIAVLILGLVYIMKKGALEWD is encoded by the coding sequence ATGAACGAACTTATCGCAGTCTTAATTATGTTTGGCGGAGCGGGCCTGGTTGTCGTCCTAATGATGGGGCTAAACCAGTGGCTCGGGCCCAAAAAGAGAAATCCCGTCAAAGACGAGATTTTCGAATGCGGGAATATACCCGTTGCAGGAGTTGCGAATAAGTTTTCAGTAAAATTTTATACCGTGGCAATTTTATTTATTTTGTTTGATATCGAACTTGTCTTTCTTTTCCCGTGGGCGGTGGTCTTCCAAAGCATTGGCATAGTTGGGTTTGTTTCCATGACATTGTTCATTGCCGTTTTGATATTAGGGTTGGTTTACATCATGAAAAAAGGAGCGTTAGAATGGGACTGA
- a CDS encoding toll/interleukin-1 receptor domain-containing protein, translating to MNNKSKHQEPLRIFLSHASDDISNAHKLERLLSKHSNVRVFSTENLSAGEDWQSKLKDELSNCDVFFVMLSPNTINSKWVLQELGAAWAMDKPIVVSGTNIDLLSQIPVSISEKQFVNIEDLVKPDKLNQILAPFEKSVESSK from the coding sequence ATGAATAATAAAAGCAAACACCAAGAACCTCTTCGTATTTTTTTGAGCCATGCTTCAGATGATATTTCCAATGCCCATAAACTTGAACGCCTTTTATCTAAACATTCAAATGTACGGGTTTTTAGTACCGAAAACCTTAGTGCAGGAGAGGACTGGCAATCAAAACTGAAGGACGAACTTTCAAACTGCGATGTTTTTTTTGTTATGTTATCTCCAAACACTATTAATTCAAAGTGGGTACTTCAAGAATTGGGCGCTGCCTGGGCTATGGACAAACCAATCGTAGTAAGCGGTACCAATATTGATTTATTGTCCCAGATTCCTGTTAGCATAAGTGAGAAACAATTTGTGAATATTGAAGACTTAGTTAAACCTGATAAATTAAATCAAATTTTGGCACCTTTTGAAAAGTCAGTTGAATCGTCAAAATGA
- a CDS encoding toll/interleukin-1 receptor domain-containing protein: protein MSNLIEEKGREWGIKTFLDEKDIDGGDSIPESIRINIQKCDEFLLLLSRYSVNRPWVLIELGAAWGLEKRVVTIIDKVTPDEMPEVISPYKAIDINNFDQYIAQLLGRAKESRKNE from the coding sequence ATGTCAAATTTGATCGAAGAAAAGGGTCGAGAATGGGGTATTAAAACATTTTTGGATGAGAAGGATATTGATGGAGGTGATTCGATTCCAGAATCAATTCGAATTAATATTCAAAAATGTGATGAGTTTTTGCTGCTTCTTAGCCGATATTCTGTAAATCGGCCTTGGGTATTGATAGAGTTAGGCGCAGCTTGGGGATTAGAGAAACGCGTAGTAACAATAATAGATAAAGTTACTCCTGATGAAATGCCCGAAGTTATATCTCCATATAAAGCGATTGATATAAATAATTTTGATCAATATATTGCACAACTGTTGGGTCGTGCAAAGGAGTCACGAAAGAATGAATAA
- a CDS encoding alpha-ketoacid dehydrogenase subunit beta, whose amino-acid sequence MSTITYIEAITKGLREEMQRDESVFCLGEDIGEYGGAFKVTKGFIKEFGEERVVDTILAETAIVGVSIGAAIMGLRPVAEMQFADFISNGWNQLVNMGAKTHYRWGAAVPMVIRLPSGGGLHAGPFHSQNPEAWFFHVPGLKLVAPSTPYDAKGLIKSAVRDNNPVLYFEHKYLYRHVKGEVPDDDYTIPIGKAEIKRVGKDITLITYGSMVQFSLEAAENVTKLGVEVEVLDLRSLLPFDKEMILESVKKTNRAMIVHEATLTGGIGGEISACITQDAFEYLDAPVKRVASIDTPVPYSPPLEAYFMPNTEKITKALRELAEY is encoded by the coding sequence GGGGAAGATATTGGTGAATACGGCGGCGCATTCAAAGTCACAAAAGGCTTTATAAAGGAGTTTGGCGAAGAAAGAGTCGTTGACACCATTTTAGCAGAGACTGCGATTGTCGGCGTCTCGATTGGCGCCGCGATCATGGGGCTGCGACCCGTCGCTGAAATGCAGTTTGCGGATTTTATCTCCAACGGTTGGAACCAACTGGTTAATATGGGCGCCAAAACGCATTATCGTTGGGGCGCGGCGGTACCCATGGTCATTCGCTTGCCATCCGGTGGCGGCCTTCATGCCGGTCCCTTTCATTCGCAGAATCCGGAGGCCTGGTTTTTTCATGTACCCGGGCTCAAATTGGTTGCGCCTTCAACGCCATATGACGCAAAGGGTTTGATTAAATCAGCAGTTCGTGATAACAATCCGGTGCTTTATTTTGAGCATAAGTATCTTTACCGGCATGTGAAAGGCGAAGTGCCGGATGATGACTACACGATTCCGATTGGCAAAGCTGAAATTAAACGTGTTGGTAAGGATATCACTCTAATTACCTATGGCTCGATGGTTCAATTTTCTTTAGAAGCTGCTGAAAACGTAACGAAGTTGGGGGTTGAGGTGGAAGTTTTGGATCTTCGCTCTCTTTTACCGTTTGATAAAGAGATGATTCTGGAGTCCGTCAAGAAAACCAATCGGGCAATGATTGTTCACGAAGCGACCTTAACCGGCGGTATTGGCGGAGAAATCTCCGCTTGCATTACACAAGATGCGTTTGAATATTTGGATGCCCCGGTCAAGCGGGTTGCTTCTATTGATACTCCTGTGCCTTACAGTCCGCCGCTTGAGGCGTATTTTATGCCGAATACAGAGAAGATTACTAAGGCACTAAGGGAATTGGCGGAGTATTAA